The following is a genomic window from Homalodisca vitripennis isolate AUS2020 chromosome 5, UT_GWSS_2.1, whole genome shotgun sequence.
CTAGGTTGGCATTTAGGCTTTCCATAACATTCTCAGTGGACGTCCACCCAATGTAGGCGTGTAATGGTTTTTGCATAAGAAAGTAGTTAAAATAGCAGTATAATATTGTGCGTAGTTTGCAAATTTTATCTGCGAAAGTTTAAAGTGtttctatacattattttacacacCTTATACAGTTACTTTAGGAAATAGCTACATAATAAATGCTATAGAATTTACCATTGGCGAATAGGTTGTTCAATAATACTTAGCTTGCTATCCATAGTGGTAGATGTATAACATACAGGTtagtttaagaattaaattacaaGTACAGATCTTCTGAAccttttataatactaataaaaaaataataaataattaataccaaaaacaactttttttattagaaatgtatcGGAATCGTCAAATGTTGAAAGCTGAAAATTTTCCTTCATTCTGCCAATCGAGGGCCTCCCAATTGAACGCCATAAACTCGTCGGTGTTTATGTAAAAAGCGTTTGCGACTAAAGTTGATTTCAGACGAGCTTTAAATGCCTTCGGCATTGGGGCATATTTTTGCaaatttggcaatctgtttagaaagcgaactcctgcctgagaaggcaaaagTTCAAACGGTACAGTCCTGTATGCTCCAGTTCGGTAATGGTTCCTGCGCTGCGTCTAGTTACATCGAGTgtatgtcactacctcttatgacattgcatttatatttaagaaaagacAGTTCTCTAAAATACAGAGACAGGGTAATTTCAACAGTTTTAGGCCTTTAAAAGCTTGACTACTGCACAGTTTGGCAATTATTCGGATCGCTTTTGTTTCAAGAATAAAGATTCTTGAGAAATTTGAATTTAAGCAACCTCCTACAAAGATTCCCAGATGCAATCTATATATTTCATGCCTATCAGCtggtaagataaaaataattgcatATTCTAACTTGCTGGCCTTATGCATATCGCAAATCTTATAATGTATACTATCATCAAAAGTACGAGATTGCGTGAAGAGATAAGCTTGGTATAGTTTAAAAGGCCTGGCCTCAATCATTTTATATTCTACCGTTATTGTTTGTAGATGTTGGTGAATAAACATATGCACTGTATTTCTTCGAAGTGTGCAGAGTTTGAGTGTTAACGAAGGCCAAATGAAAATATTCGATATCGATATTGGCGCTTTTTATGTAGAAACTGTCATGTggtaatagttaaatatatatgcTTACTTGAACAAGATCCGTACAATCTCCTCCAGCAGGCCGATGCCGGGGGTCAGTCTCTGGGAGGCTTCACAAACCGCCAGAAGCACACAGGATCTACCGTCCAGTCCAGCCCTGCATTGAATCTAATGTTACAAAATACTTAATAACAGCTTATGCTGTAAAATCTAAGCTTTTGTCAAggtaattaaaactatttcttatttaatgCAGAATGCACATATTGCCATAATTTTTACGCACAGTGTCAGCATAATAACCATTACTCAATCTGAAATCAGCTGCTCTGGGACTTAACTTGTCAATGAATTCAATAATGAGATACTGAGGACCAGTTTACAGTTAAAcccaaattaattgtaatgatttAAACCTCATTTAAACCTCATTTGATCCACACAAGTTCACTATCGCGAGTGTCTCGTTTGTGAATTATTTGGCTTCGTATTGATAATCTACagatattttgtgaaaatatgatATTGACCCATGATGATGTCCCAATACAGCAATAGTTATCCGCAATGAACAAAAAACATAAGTTTGCATTGATCCTTTTGAATccacttaaattttatttactgtattgaaataaatttaatactatatcCCGTAAGCCCTAGGGCACTTAGAATTTTGAAATGCATGCattgtaaaacaacaattaattagtttaatttgtatttgtattcatttatcaTCAGTTGAATAGATAGGGGCCCAAATGAGAAGAACCCTGTGGTACTCCAATTGTTAAAATGAATTCATCGGAAAATGTTGATTCATACCCGACGAAGAGCCTTCTGCTAGTAAGATACGCGAAGTAGCCTTCGACTCCATAGCCTCTTAGCTTTTTTAGGAGAACTGTATGGTCCACTTTGTCGAAGACTTTGAAGAAGCCAATGTGTCGACTTGATTAGTCCTCAACAATAAATTCCACAATTCCTGGATGTAGGAACCAGGaaataaacattatgtttattatgtatgCAGGATATATTAAGAAAGTATTGATATATAAACTTCAAATATTTGTTGaacctttatttctatattatcggtaagtttaatgttttttgcaTATCGGTCTGGTCTTGGCCGAGCTTCAGTTAAACCTTTTAAAGAGAAGAATATCTCAATAACCAATTGAGCTATATAAACATAAATGATGAATCATGTCCAGTCATCATGTCCCCCACCTGGTCAGAGTACCGTCAGTATACGTCTATGAAATCCAAACAGCGGGATCTACTAGTAGGGATCCCCCAAGCCCCGGTATGGTTGTAGGCTACATTTTAGTACATTTTGGAGGTATGTAGGTCATGATAGCTTTGAGAACCACAAGACGAACCATATCTCACCAGAAAGGTGTCGAGAAAACGCCCAAAGCCTTGTAACGTTACGAAGCATAAGTTTCATTCCTAAACAAGGATTCGGTTATATGGACTATCTTCTTTCAGTTTATACATGATCTAAATTAAGTATCATAGtatttttagaacataaaatagTGAAATTTCTCTTTTTGTGTTTCGTTgggtgaatattttatatttaaaggtaTTTCCGTAATACATCAAGTTTTAGTACATTTGCTCACTTCTTTTATATGTTTCTTGCTTCGTTAGACATAGAGATAAGTATTTTGGCATTAATAAATGAAGGACAATGCAGGTTATGAGTTACATTCGTCAGGGTTACATAAAAAGTCCAACGTGGTGTTCAATCTAATGAAATCTCTTACTAAGGCAAAAAAGACCGCAAATGTACTTACAAATTAAGGATGTTCTCGACCCTGCTGTAAAGACTACGCCGTTGTCTGCGGTGTATGATAGGCGCGGGAGGGATGGGCCTGGAGGTGAAGAGAAGGCTCGGCTTGGATGGCAGGTCGTAGTTGGCGGCGATGGCCAGCGCCTCTGTGAAGATGTCGATATCTTGTGTCACAGCCTTCATTTGCATACAGAAAGCAAACTGGAACAGGTAATTCATTAATCTATAatccttgctatcgaaaggcctcacaaaaataaaagttggttttatgttttaatgtaattaagttattagtgaccaatataagctccatctaagCATTTCAACATGACCCTCAAGTCTGCAGagctaaaataataaacttcacaaattgaaacaaaaagtaagattaattgattatgatattcgtttaaaaaaaaattataaacgtattaaagtatttccaaatttatcaaaataaacataccTATTAAAACACGACAACTAATAAggttcttaataatttaattgtatttacacactacgccacacaggacaaattaatattaaatcacatatgtttcactattattaaaaatcaaatttactttttgtatttacttttgtgatatgtctgaagaagatagccttgctatcgaaaggcctcacaaaaaattaaaagtattaaatattggttttatgttttaatgtaattaagttactagtgaccaatataagctccatctacagcatttcaacAGCAACAACTTTATtgtctaagaaaataaaactaggaaattaataatttataagcgTACTAAAATATATGTGGTAAGAATTGAAAGAACTTTACCAACAATGAAAACTGAAAATTTGCAAAGAGCTATTAGATAACAACGTTTTGgattctaaaatgtaaaatatgttattaatgaCTTGTTTGTAGgtagatgaaattaaattaatccatactttattttcaaatatagtcCAAAATTGCTATTCAAGAAGCTCTAATAAATCACATATAGGTAGTATAAAAGTATTCTTTAATTTACGATTTAACAATGACTTTTTACCATGGATTTTCTTCAATGAAACACAATTTTGCGTTTATTATACATCCATACTCTTTACACCTGCGGCTTCGCGACCTGTCTCCCAAAAGAAATTTTGcaggtttattatttagttaatcaCGATTCTCATTTCGTAAGTTGTCTGAAACTTGTAGTGCTATTTTTATCCTCTATAGCCACACCGCATAAGACTACAACTCTACCATTTGTTGGTGATAAATGTCTGAAGACGAGGTTCTAATTTGAATTTAAGTATTTACGTcgactttaacaaaattaattcacaaatttcCACAAATTGtgtgttacattatttaatttaaacggATCAAACGAATGAAATGTATGAggactaaataatataaaacttataattgttttgctcataattgttttaatgagAGCTCGAATTATGTTATCATTTTACACGGATACAAATTACAGTGTGCACTCTTTtgaacaataaaaactatatcaaatataccatctttatatgttataaaatgtatgaaatgtaaaaacatataacgattgcaaatgtcccaacctattttcctttcaaaccttaaatcgttaataacaaacttttaacaaattctaaatcaaattttataacaatctGTATAATAAAATGATTAGTCGAAGCTGCTCCGTTTCGAGTTTATATCTTtctattatgaataatataaaatctaaattaagaaaaatatcattgtATGGCCTTGttcattgaattacaaaaataagaCCTTGTAAAAATGTCTCCACcaagattttgaattttgacggAATAATTTGGTAAGTGAACTATTCTACAGGAATTAGTATAGAgaacaacaaataattttctataaaatataacgCGTGAGTTGGCGTATAAACGGTGAGTAATAAGAATCGAAAATTTGGTGTTGTATTAATCCCATAAATTGAAACAGCTTGGATGAATCTTTTTTTGCTTGCAGgcgaatttatttcaaaataactcttttctttttcttacctGACCTCTTAGAGTACCTGCTGGAATTCTGCAGGGTCAAATATATTTTtccctattaaaattaaatagttgcCTATTATGAAGAAATAAACATGATGGTCAttatagttttgataaaatatggACTCACCGAGAATGTACTTCCCTCAGGGAAGGTAAGGTAACGTTTGTGGCGTGAGAGGGGAGCCTCAGTCCTACTGGATGCCTCGACTGCAGGAAGTACGAGTATACCCATCAGACCGAGCACGGGTGTGAGGTCCATGGTCGACTAGGGTCAGTCCGGTCAGGTCAGGCCAGCCCTCAACAGTTAGCTCTTGTTAGCAGAGTATTATTAGATATGATCATGTGGAGATTTCGGCACAAGTTACGTAACTGGGGAGGAAGCAGTTGGAGTGTACTGTGGTTTCTACGAGGAGAAGCTAAGAGGAATGAATGGAATAAAAGGTTAAAACCATTACGTGCTTAAGAGTCAAATCCACCTTGGTGTGCAAGAGTTTGACTTTAACAACTATTTCACACAGTGTAATTGTAcacttttgtattgtataatttttattgtatacagaTCACTctgatttataaaatatgcttaaagaaattttaaaatgttgagccTCTACGATCTGTATAACAACAAACTTTATCAAGTGTTACAAGTGAAACTAAACCGATAAAGGTATAAATCTTGAATAATCTCATAATATTTAGAATGAATATATATAGTTCCATATAATTAATAAAGGTAATTAGtacatttcttacattattttgtatgttgagacgtttttaaatatattaatacacaagaaataattacattttatggtgtacattttttaacatttggttattaaatgtttcaataataaatgaTACTACTAGTATAAAACCTCAGTGTAGCAAACtttgtaattgtatttacaacattttacatttttacagcatttactattttattttggatataaatatatatttataaattaatttgtattaatacgCTTTTGCGTTCTGTGTCAACAAATCCAGTTCACGAAAGGCcagttgtattttgttatttaaaaaaaatagtagatTCCATTTAATACAACAATGGTACATACTATATAGATACATTTCGAAACCTAATAGTTTATAATCAATCTTCCTAtccacaaaatttgaaattttgaattatgatacatatataagaaaataaatttactatgtcgttactttttttaataaaagagcaTTTTTAAGGCAGTGGCTGTTtttaattgattgtattaaaCGTTTTTAAGATATAGAGGTGTTATCATTATGCTACGTTGAATATCAATACTATTTAGGTCATTACTTTATCCAATATTTGAAACCTTGTTATATTCtgttgtacattaaaataatataattaataaagtcgaatacttaacatttaataactaatatttaattgtaattcacAAAATACAACTTGAACATTTTAAACAGAACTTCAGCTCAATGTATCGTACCTTCGATGACGGACTATGGTCCACACTAACGCTCTGCGAACTGACCAACGTACCTCAACTCTGGGATTTCCTGTAAGTTTCCAAGAAGGTTCTAGCGTTCTAACAGCCAGTCACAAGAGTGTGCTAAACGCACAGTtagctgtaaatattttaagtgaataactgtttcagataaaaaattatcatCTAAAAGTTCGTAGCTATGTTCAAATTCATAAACGCCTATACTGCCataaatttaaactcaataaatattatctttcaCAATAAGGTTAATTCTTTGACGTCCacattggaaaaaataataataaaaagtcgTTTCGGCTCAGTGGGAAGAAAACAAATTCGTTATAATAGACATTCAACATATTTCATCGGATATGCAATATATCAGCTATCggatttatgtataataaatatatcaaaaatggtttgagatacaaaaatattgtttaacttttaaaactaaaaaaaaaattgtatacgcATTTCAGAGCATTTTATTATGCTACGTCCATAAACTTCGGAGTTTGAAATTTTTGACGCTTTAATcggccgccatattgaaatgaaatggcgtaccaagctggccaacgAACGTAGCCGATACATTCATAAGATTAATTTTTGTACCAACTTGTTTTGTCTTTTTGAGACGATTATAGTTTCCACAAGCCGCATTACACACTATATCTACCTAAAGGGCGTTAGATTGTTTGGTCGTCgaatgttttttaaactaacgAAATGAAAATTTACTGGACCAGCTTAATTGGTGTTACCATTCATATATTCAACATATATGAATTTCTAACGTATTGTAAGATACAATTTGggaatattatagtatttttgtaaattatgaaataGGTTAACAAATATCATTATAAATGTGTTGAGTGAGAGATAGACTATTACAACTATAACAACTATGAAACTAATAGTTAAATCTCGTATTCAAGAATTTATCACGGGATGTCTAATtatctcatttaaaataaaatgtgaggTTGTCAGTGCAGAACATACATACCGACAAGTTGTGCTATGTCATGTGAAACTCATACAGGTACACAACACACGCTCTAGGCGAGATGTGTATGGTACAGTATGCCGTGACATACATGGAGGTCAGACTGTCATATATGTCAGGACATGTCAGGATGGGACTGGCCCCCAGCGACTGACTACACGTTATATAATCCTGCTGACTGACTGTGTATACTATTGTACATATTACACAGAGTGAGGTAAAAATGAACTGCTCTAATCGAAAAAAAGTAACGAGGCTTATGGTTATTGTTACGGAATTTTTGGCTGGATATAAGCGAAGGAGGTTGGTCGTTAAGCTAGGCATTAGTTTAGCCGCACGATTGAACTAACTGAACTTGAAACTCGGGTGAATTCAACCGAAAGGAGTCTAAACGGCCTAAAAGTCTAAAAGTATAAGAAAccaataatgtatattttttagattttatcaaTCATATTTGCATTTTATCAGTCGATTTAAAAACTCAGATTATaccatattaaaacttatatagaaAAAAGTGGTTTATCTTTGCAACAAGCATTAATTACAAAATCGGGTTGTAATCACTGTAAATGTCAAATAAGCACGGATTTACTCCATATATAATAGAAATCAGTACTGTATCCAAACGAATCAGGAACTTTCATTCTTATATAgatacaatattaaattctagAGGAACTACTTATAAAGTGCCAATCTCCTATATGCACTCTTACAGAATAATATCAAACTAGTATTACATTATAAGCTTTTTTGGGATGGATCGTTACAATTTCGTATGTTAAAAACTGTGttaataaactcaaaaatagGATCAAACTGCTAATGAACATATTGTATTACCTAATGTCAAGAAATATTTGATGGATATTAGGATAGGATTTTCGTAGCTCAGTAAAGTCAGAAATGAAAGTACAAAGAGTTTGCgattaacatttgttttgttaagaaaaatatataaaaatcgctttctgtaaaaatgaaataattaaaaatatattctggtATAGTGATGCCAATATGATACTGCTCTGATATATGTTTAGGAAGTTTACTTGTTATCCTAGGAAAAGAAAGTTACAATTACTTAATGGTTCAGTAAGTCATTCATACGAATATCAAATGGTTCTACTGCTGAAAAGTTATCTGATCAAATCTTGCAATCATCTAGAGCTTCTCCTTTTGCAAGCTCGCAAAACAGCTGTCGTCAAGGTTTTTGTGATACAATGCCTCCCTCACCAAGTAAAGGGGTGGGGGAGGAGGTGCGTTTGCAGCTTGCTTCATAAATGTAACTCTTTTTAACGCTGTTTATTTCATAAggcaataacaaattaaaatattacaatacatataaattttaaagtaacttagtaatacaatgatatttattttatgaattagtaAAATATACGTAAAACACGCATTAAATTCTAATACGTGACCAAAGAAAGCTGCATTAATTAACCGTTATAGTGTAATAATGTTAATGCCTACATCGACTACTGACACATCAGAAAGGCTAGTTCGTAATTACTAGCTGATTGACGGTTATGGTTATCCCCCTTCACTCAGCCGGACGACTACAAGGGATTTTCTCCGTCATTAGAGCTAATCCGCAGAGGGTGGAATCCTCTGACtagctttttaaataatttatgtacttacTTACTCATTACATTTAGAAGAGATTGTATGAATCGTTGTATGAAAATGTTTAGCTaaacaactttaatatttatatatagctaactcttttatatttaaaataaattttcctttcCAAATGAATGGCATTTTCGGATTAGGCTCTTAGGCGATAAACTATACGGACAAGAAATACTACGATACCAGAGGACACATTGAGCTGCTTgagatttatatttcattattataataattaattgttcagTAAGTTTCAACTTATGGATAAAAATTTGTCCTTCCATCACGCACAGACTACTGAATCTGAAATGTTACATACGtcattaaacactaaaataattggATGAGCGTTAATGAAACCTATTACTAAGATATTCGCTAACATTTCTTTAtacatttctgtctctctgttaGTACCCAGAAcatctcgagaacaaattgaGCTCAAATTTCGGTAATTGTATGgacttataaaattattgtataacataATACAATGTTAAGCAGATTTTCCggctgttttcaaaattaataatatatcatgagtatggtttattatgttagtttatagctttgttttaggctatgttatattaaattttggtgtattttagaagtattttgtgtaaaacttataatttttttgttaaatttttataacgatCGTACCAATTGTAACAAATTTAGGTATGtcccaccacttttcaaaaataaaatatttacaaatgggttttatttgttttgtaaagcatataattctctaaatttttGTAACCATAGCAACAAATGTAGTCATTGATGTACTATttgcaatttttgaaaaatataaataatttttctgcgACTAGGTCTTggatttaattatacattttatgaaactggataaaataaagaataagtggaCTATCtcagattataatatttatattattatcacacTTTACCAGGAGCAGtcccaccacttttcaaaaaagagaaaaaaattaagtaatcttTTGTATGGTTCATGCACGatgtttttataccataattaCCTCCTGAAAAATACCATTttgctgaaaaaataatataggtttacagtaaaaataattttttgttacaaaatgttcCATGTACAGgtacaaaacattcaaaaatggcCTGCTACCTTAGAAAAATTACTGCCAGTTTGAGGGTTGAAAGGAACTTGAAAGTAAGAAATACTTTGTGTTTTTACTATATAAAGTATAAAGATTTCTACGtccaatatactgtatattaaaacttAGACAAGGCCTGTTAAAATTGTCCTTGTccctttaaataatatataaataaactttatggaGGCTATTACAGAAAGTAAATATCtccattttaatttctttaaattatttatgacataaCAACTATGATTTACACACTCGATAATACAGTGGAATACTCGACTAGgctttgtttttgttgaaaattcaGACCTGGACTAAATGAAATTCTTCTGAATACTCACACCCAAGATATGTAGGATTTCACAATAGGCTCTATTCGTTTGAAAGTCTAGAAAggtacaattatatttaaaactaataaaagtagcattcaagtatataattttctttaaaataaactttactttgACACACAAGAGAATTGTACAGGATGTGAAGGATGAGGTGTATATTGGCAAGATTATCACTGATACACACCGTAGTAGGGAGGGACGTGTTATTGGCAGGATTACGCTCAGTCACGAGTAGAGTCGGTTGGTCACCGCGATATATCGCCGCGCTGTCGTCGCGTCGCTGTGATTCCCGATAAATGAATGTTTCCAAATCAATAAATGTTATGTAGGTTATATAGTATAGTAATATCCAGCAAGCTAATGTGCATCTTGATTCTGCTTCATTCCAGTAATTTCTGTATTTAACAATTGTATAGATACTCATGTTTTTCCTTTCATTGGAAAACATGGAATTATTATGGAATTTAGTTCTGCATTccttagaatataaataaaacgtaGGAGTAAACTAGGAGTCATTAAAGTTGCAtgtgaaatttcaagtctgtagataattgaaaaaagaaagaaagaaatgaaaagATGTTAAAGCTCCCAGACAGAATGAATAGACAATTTACTAGTCTACTGAGAGAAGTGCTACAGTTACGCTTAGCCATATTCAACAAATAGACATGCATCACAATCTAACTCGTTCTGTTCAATGCATAAATAAGTTtaggcaaaatttaaagtctacagagaAATCGTTCTCAGGATATCTTgcggatagttaggctacgtAAACATTCAGAAAAATGTAGATACGGATGTGCTCATTATCAAAATTAGTGTTGTCGAAGACCGTAATACTTTTATCAGATGTAGTGAAGTGGCAAAATATACAAGAGTAAAGCTACTAAACATGACTGTATGTCGCCATTAGATATTCCCTTTCAATGTTTGAGCCGACTGAGGTGTACTGAGAGGTTACCGCGCCACTTACTCTCTGATAACTATAACGTTTTTACACATTCAAATAAATGCCATTATTATCTTATTAACAGTTACCCGCTTCTTCACTCGTAATTTCTTTGGTTTACACCTATATGAGCAATtctggttcgagttaattatagTTCTGACACTAATGTTGACCTTCTTCCCATGACCAAGAAAATATgatcaaaattgtatatttatggtgattttaatttactccggtcttagtattttttgtccAAAGTTGATTTTGCCTCtcttccgatcaagaaaatatataaaaatacagagctctgagaagcctacttttgtaaaaagatgacttagataggtttcataacagtcctTAAATGAATAGTAAAACTTAGATTACATTGTATCTTATGTCTGCACTGCTAGAAGTTACTCGTTTCTTTGCACACGATTTAGTAGTATGCGTTGCAAGTTTTTGGCCACTGCAGGTTtgagtgagttatatttccgacgccaaattttgagtttgccttgttgcctatatcaagaaaatat
Proteins encoded in this region:
- the LOC124363542 gene encoding uncharacterized protein LOC124363542, with the translated sequence MDLTPVLGLMGILVLPAVEASSRTEAPLSRHKRYLTFPEGSTFSFAFCMQMKAVTQDIDIFTEALAIAANYDLPSKPSLLFTSRPIPPAPIIHRRQRRSLYSRVENILNLAGLDGRSCVLLAVCEASQRLTPGIGLLEEIVRILFKMPVEQMSRDEPHEHWQYSTAYSSGTYNLDCQKLYPRCPLSLLSIVMDMKPAPLQFL